From Cryptococcus neoformans var. neoformans B-3501A chromosome 6, whole genome shotgun sequence, the proteins below share one genomic window:
- a CDS encoding hypothetical protein (HMMPfam hit to ABC1, ABC1 family, score: 131.0, E(): 2.6e-36) codes for MMLPRLPRRTVSAGSLAIVEGKGLFSFRPGAKLPRVFSTSIRQVPRQEKSKFTIWARRLAILGAGGGVVYIYDKEVNASALTRSLRTGYIGILCTLDYKINFAPSKADEIEALHTRVANRLRWVIDINQGLYLKLGQALGLQAALLPKPYREAFGHVFDRAPAVSYDEVVGVFIKDLGVKPEDIFQEFSRDPFASASVAQVHKAILKPGVGDERPGKIVAVKVQKPAIEKQMEWDLFSYRSLMWLSEKLFDMPMYFVAKYVSNQMRFETSFIHEASNARRCAEFLERTTELRGDVYVPRVYGKDEGCQESDRVMIMEWIDGCRLNDKEQLENWGLNLREVMDLAISTMSAMTFSWGFVHCDPHPGNILVRPHPTKKGKPQIVLIDHGLYIELPQQFREDYCRLWRSLFVIDIPTIESIAKKWGIALDPNLFASAILLRPFQVRKDKSRPKNDPKPTEEDKYQQQLELKRRLKTMLENERLIPRELIFLSRCQRMMQANNQILGSPSSRINLTAKWASIGYTRSLTNSRSLHNVGLTMWLRDRWDTFVFRFTLSIVNIAFWLTTLRQKLIPREKGSWEDRIQAQFEAMAKEEFGIEIDDQVFLG; via the exons ATGATGTTACCTCGACTGCCACGCCGAACTGTATCTGCAGGAAGCTTGGCCATTGTCGAAGGAAAGGGATTGTTTTCTTTTAGACCCGGAGCCAAGTTGCCTCGGGTATTTTCTACTTCGATACGCCAAGTACCCAGACAGGAGAAATCAAAATTTACCATATGGGCCAGGAGATTGGCTATTTTAGGCGCTGGAGGAGGTGTGGTTTATATCTACGACAAGGAGGTAAACGCAAGTGCTCTGACCAGGAGTTTGAGGACTGGCTATATCGG TATTTTGTGTACATTAGATT ATAAAATCAATTTTGCCCCATCCAAAGCAGATGAGATAGAAGCACTTCATACACGGGTGGCTAATCGTTTAAGATGGGTCATTGATATTAACCAAGGGCTTTATCTGAAACTTGGTCAAGCACTTGGATTGCAGGctgcccttcttcccaaaccTTATCGAGAAGCCTTCGGTCATGTTTTCGATCGAGCGCCCGCAGTGTCGTATGACGAGGTCGTAGGAGTATTCATAAAAGATCTGGGTGTCAAACCCGAAGATATCTTTCAAGAATTCTCTAGGGATCCCTTCGCGTCAGCATCAGTGGCTCAAGTTCATAAAGCAATACTGAAACCCGGggtgggagatgagagacCAGGAAAGATAGTGGCGGTTAAGGTGCAGAAGCCAGCTATCGAGAAGCAGATGGAATGGGATCTGTTTAGTTACAG ATCGCTCATGTGGTTGTCTGAGAAGCTGTTTGATATGCCCA TGTATTTCGT GGCTAAATACGTCTCCAATCAGATGCGTTTTGAAACTTCCTTTATCCACGAAGCTTCCAATGCTAGGCGATGCGCCGAGTTTCTGGAACGTACTACAGAGCTCAGGGGCGATGTATACGTTCCTCGAGTATACGGGAAAGATGAGGGCTGCCAGGAAAGTGATCGTGTGATGATTATGGAGTGGATCGACGGATGTCG TTTGAACGATAAGGAACAGCTTGAAAACTGGGGCCTCAATCTTCGCGAAGTAATGGATTTAGCCATATCGACAATGTCGGCTATGACTTTTTCGTGGGGATTCGTCCATTGTGACCCCCATCCAGGGAACATCCTGGTGCGACCTCATCCTACCAAAAAAGGGAAACCGCAAATA GTCCTTATAGACCATGGACTATACATCGAGCTCCCCCAGCAGTTCCGCGAAGATTACTGCAGATTATGGAGGTCCCTTTTCGTCATTGATATCCCTACAATAGAAAGCATCGCGAAAAAATGGGGTATCGCTCTCGATCCCAACTT GTTCGCTTCAgctattcttcttcgaccttTTCAAGTGCGCAAAGACAAGTCAAGACCCAAAAATGATCCGAAACCCacggaggaggacaagTATCAACAACAGTTAGAACTGAAGCGAAGACTGAAAACAATGTTAGAGAATGAGCGATTGATACCGAGA GAGTTAATCTTCTTATCCCGCTGCCAGAGAATGATGCAGGCCAACAACCAGATACTCGGCTCCCCTTCCTCGCGAATCAATCTCACCGCTAAATGGGCATCCATAGGCTATACTCGTTCTCTCACCAACTCTCGTTCGTTGCATAATGTCGGTTTGACAATGTGGTTGCGCGATAGATGGGATACGTTTGTCTTTAGGTTTACTTTGAGTATCGTGAATATTGCGTTCTGGTTGACAACCTTGAGGCAGA AACTTATCCCgcgagaaaaaggaagctgGGAAGATAGAATACAGGCGCAGTTCGAGGCAATggcaaaggaagagttTGGAATAGAAATTGACGATCAAGTCTTCTTGGGCTAA
- a CDS encoding 40S ribosomal protein S15 (Match to ESTs gb|CF193997.1|CF193997, gb|CF191143.1|CF191143, gb|CF189575.1|CF189575; HMMPfam hit to Ribosomal_S19, Ribosomal protein S19, score: 153.4, E(): 4.8e-43) yields the protein MAEFTSQEEAAAKKASRSFKKYQYRGVELENLLDLSNEEFINLVHARARRRFQRGLKRRPMGLIKKLRKAKTEAGPNEKPAMVKTHLRDMIIVPEMIGSVVGVYNGKTFTTVEVKPEMTGHYLGEFSITYKPVGHSRGANMKDSRFVPLK from the exons ATG GCTGAGTTCACTTCTCAAGAGGAAGCCGCTGCCAAGAAGGCCTCCAGGTCTTTCAAGAAGTACCAGTACAGGGGTGTCGAGCTTGAGAACCTCCTCGACCTTTCCAACGAGGAGTTCATCAAC CTCGTCCACGCCCGTGCCCGAAGGAGGTTCCAGCGAGGTCTTAAGCGACGACCCATGGGTCTCATCAAGAAGCTCCGAAAGGCTAAGACTGAGGCCGGCCCCAACGAGAAGCCCGCTATGGTCAAGACCCACCTCCGAGACATGATCATCGTCCCCGAGATGATTGGTTCCGTTGTTGGTGTCTAC AACGGCAAGACCTTCACCACCGTCGAGGTTAAGCCTGAGATGACTGGCCACTACCTCGGTGAATTCTCCATCACTTACAAGCCTGTCGGTCACTCTCGAGGTGCCAACATGAAGGACTCTCGATT CGTTCCCCTCAAGTAA